Genomic segment of Dactylococcopsis salina PCC 8305:
CACCACCACCGCTTTTGCCGCCGCCTTAGCCGCCTTTTACCAACAGATTCCCATTGCTCATGTCGAAGCTGGACTCCGTTCCTACAACCTATATAATCCTTATCCCGAAGAAGCCAACCGCCGTCTAATTGGTCAACTAGCGCAACTTAATTTTGCTCCCACCGCAGCCGCCGTCAAAAACTTGAACGACTCAGGAGTCATCGGAGAAGTTCATCTCACTGGAAACACCGTCATTGATGCACTTTTAACCATGGCACAGCGACATCCTCCCTGTGAGATCAAAGGACTCAATTGGGATGATTATCGAGTTTTACTAGCCACCGTTCACCGCCGAGAAAATTGGGGAGAACCTCTCACCGATATTATTAAAGGCATCCAACTGATCTTAGATCAATTTCCCGACACCGCCTTATTACTCCCCCTACACCGTAACCCGACCGTTCGCCAACCCCTGCAAAGCGCTTTCGGAGAGCATCCTCGCGTCTTTCTCACCGAACCTTTAGATTACGCGCAATTAGTGGGCGCAATGCAACGCTGTTGCCTCTTATTAACCGACTCTGGAGGATTACAAGAAGAAGCCCCCAGTTTAGGAAAACCCGTCTTAGTCTTACGGGATAACACCGAACGCACAGAAGCCGTAACCGCAGGAACAGCGCGGTTAGTGGGAACAAACCCTGAGCAAATCTTAAAAATAGCCAGTGAACTCCTCGAAGATCACGAAGTCTATCAGCGCATGGCAATGGCAATCAATCCCTTTGGCGATGGACAAGCCGCTAACCGCATTGTTAGCATCATTGAGCGTTATCTACAGTAGGTTCGGTGAAGTTTACGAAACCCAACAGCAATCAGTGACCAGTTACCAGTTACCAGTTGTGCTTGATCTAATCAGTTACTTAGTAGCTCACAATCTGTTACGAATTAATTGCTTACTATTCACTATTCACCGTTTACTGATCACTGATCACTGATCACTGGCCACTGTAAAAGGTTCGGTGAAGTTTACGAAACCCAACAGCAATCAGTGACCAGTTACCAGTTACCAGTTGTGCTTGATCTAATCAGTTTAAGCCAATGGTTTTTGTCGGACCGAAATGAGTCATCAAATCGAGATAAAAATAATGATCGATATTTTGGCGACTCTCTACAAAATCTCGTTGCTGTTTTAACTGAAATTGTTTAATGGCTTCCTTTTTGATGGCACTTGAGTTAGCATTTTAAGACGACAATTAAAACGACAATTTTTTATTACTTCTATAAGACTTTTTAAGAAGTATTCCTTTAATTTTGGGGTAAAATCAAGGAAAATATAGCAATCCTAAATGAATTGTAAATTG
This window contains:
- the wecB gene encoding non-hydrolyzing UDP-N-acetylglucosamine 2-epimerase translates to MNLEPYRVCITLGTRPEAIKLAPVIKQCQKSPLLKTSVILTGQHREMVAQVMNLFHLDADQDLKIMQAEQSLSDITCRSLQGLETLFTDIPPHLVIVQGDTTTAFAAALAAFYQQIPIAHVEAGLRSYNLYNPYPEEANRRLIGQLAQLNFAPTAAAVKNLNDSGVIGEVHLTGNTVIDALLTMAQRHPPCEIKGLNWDDYRVLLATVHRRENWGEPLTDIIKGIQLILDQFPDTALLLPLHRNPTVRQPLQSAFGEHPRVFLTEPLDYAQLVGAMQRCCLLLTDSGGLQEEAPSLGKPVLVLRDNTERTEAVTAGTARLVGTNPEQILKIASELLEDHEVYQRMAMAINPFGDGQAANRIVSIIERYLQ